The sequence below is a genomic window from Nitrosomonas sp..
CCGAATACACCCCATTAGATACAGATATTCTGGCATGTTTTAAAATCACCGCTCAACCCGGTGTTGACCGTGAAGAAGCAGCCGCAGCGGTTGCGGCGGAATCTTCAACCGGCACATGGACTACAGTCTGGACTGACTTGCTCACCGATCTGGATTATTACAAAGGCCGTGCCTATCACATTGAAGACGTACCTGGCGACGACACCTGTTTCTACGCCTTTATTGCTTATCCAATTGATTTGTTCGAGGAAGGTTCTGTTGTCAACGTGTTCACTTCACTGGTGGGTAACGTATTTGGATTCAAGGCAATTCGTGCCTTGCGCCTGGAAGATGTTCGCTTCCCGATCGCCTATGTCAAAACCTGCGGCGGACCGCCTCATGGCATTCAAGTTGAACGCGATATCTTTAACAAATATGGCCGCGCTTTTTTGGGTTGTACTATTAAACCGAAACTGGGCCTGTCCGCCAAGAACTATGGCCGCGCCGTATACGAATGTTTACGCGGCGGCTTGGACCTAACAAAAGATGACGAAAACATAAACAGCCAACCTTTCATGCGCTGGCGCCAACGGTTTGATTTTGTGATGGAAGCCATTCACAAAGCAGAACGCGAAACTGGCGAACGTAAAGGTCACTATCTGAATGTAACCGCACCAACACCGGAAGAAATGTACAAACGTGCAGAATATGCCAAGGAAATCGGTGCGCCGATCATTATGCATGACTACATCACTGGCGGCTTCTGCGCCAATACGGGTCTGGCTAACTGGTGCCGCGACAACGGTATACTCCTGCATATCCACCGCGCGATGCATGCCGTACTGGATCGCAATCCGCATCATGGCATCCACTTCCGTGTATTGACCAAGATCCTGCGCTTGTCCGGTGGTGATCACCTGCATTCAGGCACTGTTGTCGGCAAACTTGAAGGCGATCGTGAAGCAACACTGGGCTGGATTGATTTGATGCGCGAATCCTACGTCAAGGAAGACCGCAATCGTGGTATCTTCTTTGATCAGGACTGGGGCTCAATGCCTGGCGTATTCCCGGTTGCTTCCGGCGGCATTCATGTCTGGCATATGCCTGCGCTGGTTGCAATTTTTGGTGACGATGCCTGCCTGCAGTTTGGCGGCGGTACACTGGGCCACCCATGGGGTAATGCTGCTGGCGCGGCTGCCAATCGTGTCGCACTCGAAGCCTGTGTAGAAGCGCGTAACCGTGGCGTACAGATCGAAAAAGAAGGTAAAGCGATTCTAACCGATGCCGCCAAGAGCAGTCCGGAACTCAAGATTGCCATGGAAACCTGGAAAGAAATTAAATTCGAGTTTGACACTGTCGACAAGCTGGACGTGGCACACAAGTAAACTATTTTCCGGCGCATGGTGCATGCGCCGACAGTTAAATTTATCAGGAGTAATATAAATGTCTGAAGTATTGGATTATAAAAGTCGCTTGAGCGATCCTGCCAGCCGCAAATTCGAAACATTTTCATACCTGCCGGCAATGGACAAAAAACAAATCAAAAAGCAGGTGGAATATATCGTCAAAAAAGGCTGGAACCCGGCGATTGAACATACCGAACCGGAGCATCTGATGGATAACTACTGGTATATGTGGAAACTGCCGATGTTTGGCGAGACCGATGTAGCACGTATTTTAGCTGAAGCAGAGGCCTGTCACAAAGCCAACCCGAACAATCATGTGCGTTTGATCGGTTACGATAACTTCGCGCAAAGCCAAGGCACATCCATGGTTATCTACCGCGGCAAAACCGTGTAAGCGATTACCAGCGGGTATACAAAATTACCCAAAGCCCCCTACCCGAAAGGGGCGGGGGCTTTTTTTCGGCCTAAAAAGCTGCTGGTGCAGGAATTTCGAATTGATTTGCATTTTTCAGCGTTTTCAAAAAGCCTGATGTTTAAAAACAGGAGTTCGTTATGAACAAAATTATCGACCAGTATCACGTTAAAACTGAACCCTATTACCATCCCGTCGCGGATGAGGTGGAACTTTATGAAGCGGCTTATTCGGTACGCATGCCCATGATGCTGAAAGGACCTACCGGCTGCGGCAAAACCCGTTTTGTCGAGTATATGGCATGGAAACTCAAAAAACCATTGATTACCGTCGCCTGTAACGAGGACATGACCGCGTCCGATCTGGTCGGCCGTTATCTGCTGGATGCCAAAGGCACCACCTGGCAGGATGGGCCGCTCGCCGTTGCAGCACGTCACGGCGCCATCTGCTATCTCGACGAAGTGGTTGAAGCAAGACAGGATACCACGGTTGTCATTCATCCATTGACCGATAACCGCCGGGTATTGCCGCTGGAGAAAAAAGGCGAATTAATCCATGCGCATAAAGATTTTCAAATAGTCATTTCATACAACCCCGGCTACCAAAGCCTGATGAAAGACCTCAAGCAATCAACCAAGCAACGCTTTGGCGCACTGGATTTCAATTACCCCAGTCATGAAATCGAAAGCAGGATCGTCGCTCACGAAACCGGCGTTTCCGCGGAAATTGCCGAAAAACTGGTATCGATCGCCGAACGCGCGCGCAATTTGAAAGGTCACGGTCTCGATGAAGGCATATCGACCCGCATGCTGATTTATGCAGGCAGCCTGATTGCCAAGAAAGTAGCGCCACATGACGCATGCCGCGTTGCCCTGGTGCGTCCAATTACTGATGATCCGGACATGCGCGATGCGCTCGATGCAGCTGTATCAACGTTCTTTAATTAAGTATTTCAAAACGAAATACATTAACAGTATTTATTTTACCAATACGCAGGTGACGTCATGAGTATTCATCTTGATGATTACAAAGAATTACTGGAAAATCTGGAGCCTGAATCAACAGCACTGCTCAAGAATGCCTGGCCCGAAGCGGTCAAGGTTTTTTCACCGCGCGGGCTGGATAATTACCTTAAAGGGGTATCCGCGCTGCGCAACCTGGGACGGGGACGCAACCTGGTTGACTGCTGGATCGACGAAATTCCACAGGTTGCCAAGGAAATTGGCGAGGACGTGATCGTTGAACTTGCGACATCGGTTTTGGCATTAGCTTCAAAAACATCAGGGGCAGTCATCGAATTGGTACTGGCTACCGCACCTACGGCAGCCAGGCGTCTGGGTGATGCGAATCTGTTCCTGAATTATCTGCAATTTCTCAACACCTTGATTGCACAAGCGCCACGCGGTATTCGTCCGATGCTCGACAAACTGGAAATCTTGTTCGAGCAACTCACGCTGGGTGGATTACGCCGTTGGGCCATGTGGGGCGCACATGCGCACCGTACCGATTACGAAGAACAAGTTCAATATTTTGGCCTGGAATCGAAGGAATCACTGGCCGTTCTGCAGAAAGAGCGCAAAGGCACGCTGTTTGTTGACGTACAGCGTCGCATCAACATGTATCTGCGCGCGCTCTGGGCGCGGGATTTTTTCATGAAACCGACATCCGGCGATTTTGAAACACGCGAAGGCTACAAGCCGTTTATCGAAAACTATTTCATTCATTTGCCGGACGCGTTTGACAATTATGGCGATGTCTCAGCCACCGAGGTTTATCGCGCTGCAGCTGCGCATACCGCAGCACACCTGGTTGAAACAAAGCAACCCATCTCTGCTGAAGGGCTCAATCCCATGCAAATGGCTGTGATTTCCGTCATTGAAGACGCGCGTGTGGAAGAACTGTCAATCCGGCGTTTTCCCGGTTTGCGTAAAACCTGGGGCAGCCTGCACACCGCCACACCAGATATGGGCGCCAGCATAGGGAATTATCTTAACCGATTAGCGCGCGCACTCGTCGATCCTTGCTATAAAGATAATGACAAATGGATCACGGAAGGCCGCCGTTTGTTTAAAGCCGCACAGGAAAAACTCGGCAGTCACCAGATTTCCTGGGATATCGGCGTGCAGCTCGCGCACAGTATCCGCGATAAAAACCTGCCGTATAACCCGCGCACCGATGTGTTAACCGCGCCGTATCGTGACGACAACCGTTATTTCTGGGAGTTTGAGGAATTTGATTTCAACAAATCCCTGAGTGCCGGTTTCGAAGCACCCAAACAGGTGCGTAAATATGTCAACGTGATGGAACTGGCCAACGAGATAGAAGTCGAAACCGCCGGTGACGACGCGCAGGAAATCTGGGTGATGGGCTCAGAATTTTTTCCGTATGAAGACAACGGCGTCTCATTCAACGACATGGAAGGCAAGGAACCCGTATCGCCGCCCTTCCATTACTCAGAATGGGACTACCAGATCCAGCTGGAGCGTCCCGATTGGGCAACGGTACAGGAAAAACGCGCCAAAATGGGCGACATGCAATGCATTGACGAAATCGCCACGCAATACAAACGTGAAATTGCGCGCATGAAATTCCTGCTCGACGCCATGCAACCGCAAGGCACGCGGCGCATCCGCAAACTCGAGGACGGCGATGACATCGACATCAACGCCGCAATCCACTCGATGACCGACATTCGTATGGGCATGCAGCCTGATCCCCGCATTATGATGCGTTCGATCCGTAAAATCCGTGATATTTCGGTATTGGTACTGCTTGATATGTCCGAATCAACCAACGAAAAAGTCGCCGGACAGGAATTCACTGTGTTGGAACTCACGCGCCAGGCCTGCGTACTGCTGGCCAACGCCATCGACAAAATCGGAGACCCGTTTGCGATTCACGGCTTCTGCTCCGATGGCCGCCATGACGTGGAATATTACCGCTACAAGGACTTTGAACAACCGTACAATGAAATACCCAAGGCCAAGCTGGCGGGCATGACAGGGCAACTCTCCACGCGCATGGGCGCGGCCATCCGTCATGCCAGCCACTATCTGAAATTGCAGAAATCGTCGAAAAAACTGCTGCTCGTCATCACCGACGGCGAACCTGCCGACGTCGACGTACGTGACCCGCAATATCTGCGCTTCGACACCAAGAAAGCTGTCGAAGAAGCATCCAGATCAGGCGTAGTCACCTATTGCATGAGTCTTGACCCAAGAGCCGATCAGTATGTATCGCGCATTTTTGGAGAGCGCAATTATATGGTGATTGATCATGTCGAGCGATTGCCTGAAAAACTGCCGGTGTTGTATGCAGGACTGACAAGATAAATACTCTCTATAAGTCACCTCTAAAAATTCAGCGTTTAAACAAACGTGGCGAAACAGAGAAGCAGGTAAGCAAGCAATCCGCGATACGGATGCTCGCAAACATAGACACTTAGCGACGCCCTAAATTCAAAAAACCTGCCTAACAGCGGGTTTTTTGTTTTTTTCATATTGTCCAGCAAAGGATTAACAGCTGCTGGATTGATTATTATCAAGCATGACAGGATAATCAAATACTCGCTAATTTTCCCCGTAAAAATCATGAAAATACCGCGTTCAATGATTCATTACCTGCAGGACTTACCCGCTGACCTGATTCCCTTGGTCGAACAAATCGCAACACTGGCCACTGATTTGCGCTGGACCTGGAGTCATGCAGGCGATACCGTGTGGAAAGCGATGGACCCTGTATTATGGGAGCAAAGCGAGAATCCACTGGTCGTTTTGCAGAATCTGCCCCGTGAACGCCTTGAAGAACTTAACCGGAACACGCAATTCAAACGTCATCTGAAAAACCTGGTCAATGCGCGCAGCAGTTACTGCGATTGTTGCGGCTGGTTCGGCGAGGTACATGGGGATGCGCCGTTAAAGGGTGTGGCGTATTTCAGTATGGAGTTTGGTCTGGGCGAAGCACTGCCTTTGTATGCGGGCGGGCTTGGTGTTTTGGCGGGCGATTACCTCAAGGCGGCGAGCGATCTCGCAGTACCGGTAACCGCAATCGGCCTGCTTTATCAGGAAGGTTATTTTCGGCAAGTACTCGATGAATCGAAGTGGCAGCAGGAAGTGTATCCCTACAACGACTCCAGCACAATGCCGCTTCGACCCGTACTGGCGCATAACGGCAGCTGGCTGGCTATTCCCATCGAGCTTCCTGGCCGCACTGCGCGCTTTCATGTCTGGGAAGTGCAGGTAGGCCGGGTGCGATTGTATCTGCTCGACAGCAACGACCCCTTGAACAATCCGCTCGACCGCGGCATCACCAGCAAGTTGTACGGCGGCGGTGAAGAAATGCGCCTGGTGCAGGAAATAGCATTGGGCATAGGTGGTTGGCGGTTAATTCAGGCCTTGGGACTCGAGATTGACATCTGCCACTTGAATGAAGGACACGCTGCATTTGTGACTCTGGAACGCGCGCGCTGTTTTAAAGAAAAGAATCAAGTGGATTTCTGGCAGGCGCTCTG
It includes:
- a CDS encoding CbbQ/NirQ/NorQ/GpvN family protein; translated protein: MNKIIDQYHVKTEPYYHPVADEVELYEAAYSVRMPMMLKGPTGCGKTRFVEYMAWKLKKPLITVACNEDMTASDLVGRYLLDAKGTTWQDGPLAVAARHGAICYLDEVVEARQDTTVVIHPLTDNRRVLPLEKKGELIHAHKDFQIVISYNPGYQSLMKDLKQSTKQRFGALDFNYPSHEIESRIVAHETGVSAEIAEKLVSIAERARNLKGHGLDEGISTRMLIYAGSLIAKKVAPHDACRVALVRPITDDPDMRDALDAAVSTFFN
- a CDS encoding nitric oxide reductase activation protein NorD encodes the protein MSIHLDDYKELLENLEPESTALLKNAWPEAVKVFSPRGLDNYLKGVSALRNLGRGRNLVDCWIDEIPQVAKEIGEDVIVELATSVLALASKTSGAVIELVLATAPTAARRLGDANLFLNYLQFLNTLIAQAPRGIRPMLDKLEILFEQLTLGGLRRWAMWGAHAHRTDYEEQVQYFGLESKESLAVLQKERKGTLFVDVQRRINMYLRALWARDFFMKPTSGDFETREGYKPFIENYFIHLPDAFDNYGDVSATEVYRAAAAHTAAHLVETKQPISAEGLNPMQMAVISVIEDARVEELSIRRFPGLRKTWGSLHTATPDMGASIGNYLNRLARALVDPCYKDNDKWITEGRRLFKAAQEKLGSHQISWDIGVQLAHSIRDKNLPYNPRTDVLTAPYRDDNRYFWEFEEFDFNKSLSAGFEAPKQVRKYVNVMELANEIEVETAGDDAQEIWVMGSEFFPYEDNGVSFNDMEGKEPVSPPFHYSEWDYQIQLERPDWATVQEKRAKMGDMQCIDEIATQYKREIARMKFLLDAMQPQGTRRIRKLEDGDDIDINAAIHSMTDIRMGMQPDPRIMMRSIRKIRDISVLVLLDMSESTNEKVAGQEFTVLELTRQACVLLANAIDKIGDPFAIHGFCSDGRHDVEYYRYKDFEQPYNEIPKAKLAGMTGQLSTRMGAAIRHASHYLKLQKSSKKLLLVITDGEPADVDVRDPQYLRFDTKKAVEEASRSGVVTYCMSLDPRADQYVSRIFGERNYMVIDHVERLPEKLPVLYAGLTR
- a CDS encoding ribulose bisphosphate carboxylase small subunit, whose translation is MSEVLDYKSRLSDPASRKFETFSYLPAMDKKQIKKQVEYIVKKGWNPAIEHTEPEHLMDNYWYMWKLPMFGETDVARILAEAEACHKANPNNHVRLIGYDNFAQSQGTSMVIYRGKTV
- a CDS encoding form I ribulose bisphosphate carboxylase large subunit — translated: MMAKTYSAGVKEYRQTYWMPEYTPLDTDILACFKITAQPGVDREEAAAAVAAESSTGTWTTVWTDLLTDLDYYKGRAYHIEDVPGDDTCFYAFIAYPIDLFEEGSVVNVFTSLVGNVFGFKAIRALRLEDVRFPIAYVKTCGGPPHGIQVERDIFNKYGRAFLGCTIKPKLGLSAKNYGRAVYECLRGGLDLTKDDENINSQPFMRWRQRFDFVMEAIHKAERETGERKGHYLNVTAPTPEEMYKRAEYAKEIGAPIIMHDYITGGFCANTGLANWCRDNGILLHIHRAMHAVLDRNPHHGIHFRVLTKILRLSGGDHLHSGTVVGKLEGDREATLGWIDLMRESYVKEDRNRGIFFDQDWGSMPGVFPVASGGIHVWHMPALVAIFGDDACLQFGGGTLGHPWGNAAGAAANRVALEACVEARNRGVQIEKEGKAILTDAAKSSPELKIAMETWKEIKFEFDTVDKLDVAHK